The Flavobacterium sp. HJ-32-4 genome contains a region encoding:
- a CDS encoding alpha-amylase family glycosyl hydrolase, producing the protein MNYRILLLLSFLVNAMGFSQHASPKKTPFLWPSANLYFVVTDRFCNGDTTNDVNFGRTKPAAKFRGFEGGDIKGVTKKIKEGYFDRLGVNALWLTPIVEQIHDGTDEGTGLSYGFHGYWTRDWSALDPNFGTEADLQELVTTAHAHGIRIVLDAVINHTGPVTHSDPEWPSDWVRTGPTCSYKSYETTTACTLVANLPDVLTESDTPVELPPFLLEKWKNEGRYEQQTAELDAFFKATGYPRAPKYYIIKWLTDYVRKFGIDGYRADTVKHTNPEVWMALKTQCDAAFAEWKKAHPESVLDDNPFFMVAEVYGYGVSGGRNYDFGDHKVDYFDHGFDAMINFEFRWDADKDYAFLFGKYAEKFATTLKDVTVLNYTASHDDGNPFDAKRVKSFENANKLLLCPGISQTYYGDETARLLVVDDATGDAKLRSPMNWDAIEKDASTQAILEHWQKIGRFRGRHVAVGAGTHTVLSTTPYVCARQYAQHGISDAVVIGLDLAKGAKTIAVTGVFKEGQKLRDAYSGQETKVKKGAVTIDSPFTVVLLEEVH; encoded by the coding sequence ATGAACTACCGCATCCTCCTACTCCTTTCCTTTCTGGTGAACGCTATGGGCTTTTCGCAACACGCCTCCCCCAAAAAAACGCCTTTCCTGTGGCCATCTGCTAACCTCTATTTTGTGGTAACCGACCGTTTCTGCAACGGCGACACAACCAATGATGTGAACTTCGGACGCACCAAGCCGGCAGCGAAATTCCGCGGTTTCGAGGGAGGTGATATCAAAGGCGTGACAAAGAAGATCAAAGAAGGCTATTTCGACCGATTGGGCGTCAATGCCCTCTGGCTTACACCTATCGTAGAGCAGATTCATGACGGAACGGATGAAGGGACAGGATTATCGTATGGCTTCCATGGCTATTGGACGCGAGACTGGAGCGCCCTCGACCCCAATTTTGGCACCGAGGCCGACTTGCAGGAATTGGTCACAACCGCCCACGCACATGGCATCCGGATCGTATTGGACGCCGTTATCAACCACACCGGGCCCGTAACACACTCCGACCCTGAATGGCCTTCTGACTGGGTACGCACGGGCCCGACTTGCTCGTACAAAAGCTACGAAACCACTACTGCGTGTACCTTGGTGGCCAACTTGCCGGATGTATTGACAGAATCGGATACCCCAGTCGAACTACCTCCTTTCCTGTTGGAAAAATGGAAAAACGAAGGGCGTTACGAACAACAGACGGCAGAATTGGACGCTTTTTTCAAAGCAACGGGTTACCCGCGTGCACCAAAGTACTATATCATCAAATGGCTAACCGACTACGTACGCAAGTTCGGCATTGACGGCTATCGCGCCGATACGGTAAAACACACCAATCCGGAGGTTTGGATGGCACTGAAAACACAGTGTGACGCTGCCTTCGCGGAATGGAAAAAAGCACATCCGGAAAGCGTGCTTGACGACAACCCGTTCTTTATGGTAGCCGAGGTGTATGGATACGGTGTAAGCGGCGGACGCAACTACGATTTCGGCGACCACAAAGTCGACTATTTCGACCACGGATTCGATGCGATGATCAATTTCGAATTCCGTTGGGATGCTGATAAAGACTATGCCTTTCTTTTTGGGAAGTATGCCGAGAAATTCGCCACCACACTAAAGGATGTTACCGTCCTGAACTACACGGCCTCCCACGACGATGGCAACCCTTTTGACGCCAAACGGGTGAAGTCGTTCGAAAACGCGAACAAACTACTGTTGTGTCCGGGTATCTCCCAAACCTATTATGGCGATGAAACCGCTCGGCTTCTTGTCGTTGACGATGCCACGGGTGACGCCAAACTGCGGTCGCCGATGAACTGGGACGCGATCGAAAAGGACGCTTCCACCCAGGCGATTCTGGAACACTGGCAGAAAATAGGACGCTTCCGCGGACGCCACGTCGCGGTAGGAGCCGGTACGCACACCGTATTATCTACAACGCCGTATGTCTGCGCACGACAGTATGCGCAGCACGGCATTTCAGACGCCGTTGTAATCGGACTCGATCTGGCAAAAGGCGCTAAAACAATCGCCGTTACTGGTGTGTTCAAAGAGGGCCAAAAACTGCGGGACGCCTATTCGGGGCAGGAAACGAAAGTGAAGAAGGGCGCGGTAACGATTGATTCACCCTTTACGGTCGTACTACTCGAAGAAGTCCACTAA
- a CDS encoding glycerophosphodiester phosphodiesterase family protein, giving the protein MLRIAHRGAKGYAPENTLAAFEKAMAMGADGIELDVHLSADGKVVVMHDATLDRMTGAAGTIAEMEWESIQTYRVADHHPIPLLENVLKLLGPGFFLNIELKVATAVQPVLAIIEAYVAKGFQYTQFVISSFDWVALQEVRERQPKVPIGVLTQTDLNLAIAFARSVRAEAIHPYFHLLSAQRVREMQEEGFRVYTWTVNEPGDIALVKSYLVDGIISDYTDRL; this is encoded by the coding sequence ATGCTTCGCATCGCACACCGTGGCGCCAAAGGTTATGCCCCTGAAAATACGCTCGCAGCGTTTGAGAAAGCGATGGCGATGGGTGCCGACGGCATCGAGTTGGACGTACACCTGAGCGCCGACGGAAAGGTAGTCGTCATGCACGACGCTACACTTGACCGGATGACAGGTGCCGCCGGGACGATTGCGGAAATGGAATGGGAGTCTATTCAAACATATCGTGTGGCGGACCACCACCCTATCCCTTTATTGGAAAACGTCCTCAAGCTACTGGGCCCCGGCTTCTTCCTGAACATTGAACTCAAAGTGGCAACGGCGGTGCAACCCGTGTTGGCCATCATAGAAGCGTATGTCGCCAAAGGATTCCAATATACACAATTCGTCATTTCCTCTTTTGACTGGGTGGCCCTGCAGGAAGTGCGCGAGCGACAACCCAAAGTGCCGATTGGAGTGCTTACGCAGACGGACCTCAACCTGGCCATTGCGTTTGCGCGTTCGGTTCGCGCGGAGGCCATACACCCCTATTTCCACCTGCTGTCGGCCCAGCGTGTCCGTGAGATGCAGGAAGAAGGTTTCCGGGTTTATACCTGGACCGTCAACGAGCCTGGCGATATCGCCCTCGTAAAGTCGTATCTTGTCGACGGAATTATAAGCGACTATACCGACAGGTTATGA
- a CDS encoding NAD(P)/FAD-dependent oxidoreductase: MTQSYDIVIVGGGAAGFFTALNAAEAQPKLKIAILERGSDVLSKVRVSGGGRCNVTHACFDPRELVKHYPRGEKELRGPFHSFACGDTIEWFERHGVVLKTEEDGRMFPVTDSSQTIIDCFLSAASKYKIDVRTGHSVQSLFRNEKGWKIDTTKGSFSARFLVMASGSNPKMWEMLHELGHTIIPPVPSLFTFNIKDTRIKELPGISALATVTIPDTKLEAEGPLLITHWGLSGPAILKLSAWGARILEAKKYLFEIRVNWLHDQDKEDVLTAFASLRTESGKKQVMSRSPFGLVSRLWESLCSAAGIGKETRWGDLSAKQAAALASQLTESRFQVNGKSTFKEEFVTAGGVSLKEVDFRSMESRIVPQLYFAGEVLDIDAITGGFNFQNAWTGGWLAAKAITSATEAAHPL; encoded by the coding sequence ATGACCCAATCGTATGACATTGTAATCGTGGGCGGCGGTGCGGCCGGTTTCTTCACGGCCCTCAACGCCGCTGAAGCCCAGCCAAAATTGAAAATCGCCATTCTGGAGCGCGGCAGCGATGTGCTTTCGAAGGTACGGGTCTCGGGCGGTGGACGGTGTAACGTGACCCACGCCTGTTTCGATCCGCGCGAATTGGTGAAGCATTACCCACGAGGCGAAAAAGAGCTCCGCGGGCCGTTCCATTCCTTTGCCTGTGGCGATACGATTGAATGGTTCGAACGTCACGGGGTGGTGCTCAAAACAGAGGAAGACGGCCGCATGTTTCCGGTTACGGATAGTTCCCAAACCATCATAGATTGTTTTCTATCCGCAGCTTCGAAATATAAAATTGACGTGCGTACCGGACACAGTGTCCAATCGCTGTTCCGAAATGAAAAAGGCTGGAAGATCGATACCACGAAGGGATCGTTCTCGGCCCGCTTCCTTGTGATGGCGAGCGGCAGTAACCCGAAGATGTGGGAAATGCTCCATGAACTGGGCCATACGATCATACCGCCGGTTCCCTCGCTGTTTACCTTCAACATCAAAGATACGCGCATAAAAGAGTTACCCGGCATCTCCGCACTGGCTACCGTAACCATTCCCGACACAAAGTTAGAGGCCGAAGGCCCATTGCTGATTACGCACTGGGGGCTGAGCGGCCCGGCGATATTGAAACTGTCGGCTTGGGGCGCCCGTATACTGGAAGCCAAAAAATACCTGTTTGAAATCCGGGTGAACTGGCTGCACGACCAGGATAAGGAAGACGTATTGACGGCCTTTGCCTCTTTACGCACCGAGAGCGGAAAAAAACAAGTGATGTCGCGTTCACCGTTCGGGCTCGTAAGTCGTTTATGGGAAAGCCTCTGCTCGGCTGCCGGAATTGGCAAGGAAACCCGCTGGGGTGACCTCTCCGCCAAACAGGCCGCCGCATTAGCTTCGCAATTGACAGAAAGCCGTTTTCAGGTAAATGGAAAAAGTACGTTTAAAGAAGAATTTGTCACCGCAGGAGGCGTGTCATTGAAGGAGGTCGATTTCCGTAGTATGGAAAGCAGGATAGTCCCGCAACTGTATTTCGCCGGTGAAGTACTCGACATTGATGCCATCACAGGTGGATTCAACTTCCAGAACGCCTGGACGGGCGGGTGGTTGGCGGCTAAGGCGATAACGTCGGCAACTGAGGCGGCGCATCCTCTATAA
- a CDS encoding DUF2188 domain-containing protein has product MIKIVTFTKRDFMSTPRKKTPAAKLTESFKKAVTSNSKRVHVVPSKDGWAVKKEGAVRASVVSPTKAAAVKAANNIKSAERIVIHKKDGTIQSNSAKK; this is encoded by the coding sequence ATGATCAAAATCGTTACTTTTACAAAAAGGGATTTTATGTCGACTCCAAGAAAAAAAACTCCGGCTGCTAAGTTGACAGAGAGCTTTAAGAAAGCAGTAACGTCCAATTCGAAACGAGTCCACGTGGTCCCAAGCAAGGATGGATGGGCCGTTAAGAAAGAAGGGGCCGTTAGAGCATCTGTAGTTTCACCAACAAAAGCTGCTGCAGTAAAGGCGGCAAACAATATTAAGTCCGCAGAAAGAATTGTAATTCATAAAAAAGACGGGACAATACAGTCTAATAGTGCGAAAAAATGA
- a CDS encoding NADH-quinone oxidoreductase subunit N — protein MELLITITGIGVLCLLLEMLNLRKIMAPAVILGLIGVLVLVAEGFGKTGSFYNNMIVADSYGYAFTGLFTVLTIFLIALSPNFYHAHMGKFSDFVSIKVFLLAGATAMVTFGNLAMFFLGIEILSIALYVLAASDRLNIRSNEAGLKYFLLGSFASGFILFGICLIYGAVGTFDMRTIGEAAMSADVEAWFYIGIILLTVGLLFKIAAVPFHFWAPDVYQGAPALTTALMSTLAKITAMAAFFKLAKVMAYNLPEKAFYVVIAISMLSMTVGNIMALRQVNVKRMLAFSGISHAGFMLMTLLNTATSESTLFYYACAYGTAGIAAFSVIIYVCRDHGNEDVTQFHGLGKTSPLMAAVMTGALLSMAGIPVFSGFFGKLMLFNDTLRSGHLALVIVGVVNSIISVGYYFKLILAMYTKEPNEVRNGRPYAVFAVGVIALLLNLAIGLFPSLLTDLF, from the coding sequence ATGGAGTTACTCATTACGATAACAGGAATTGGTGTCTTATGTCTCTTACTCGAGATGCTCAACCTGCGCAAAATCATGGCGCCGGCCGTCATCCTTGGCCTTATAGGCGTGTTGGTGCTGGTCGCGGAAGGTTTTGGCAAGACAGGTAGTTTTTACAACAACATGATCGTGGCCGATTCCTACGGATATGCCTTTACCGGTCTGTTCACCGTATTGACGATCTTCCTCATTGCCTTATCTCCGAATTTCTACCATGCCCACATGGGTAAATTCTCGGATTTCGTTTCCATCAAAGTATTCCTCCTCGCAGGCGCTACGGCCATGGTGACGTTTGGCAACCTGGCGATGTTCTTCCTGGGCATTGAAATCCTTTCCATTGCACTGTACGTTTTGGCGGCCAGTGACCGTTTGAACATCCGAAGCAATGAAGCCGGACTCAAGTATTTCCTTTTAGGGTCCTTTGCCTCAGGGTTCATCCTGTTTGGCATCTGTCTGATATACGGTGCCGTGGGCACGTTTGATATGCGTACCATCGGGGAAGCGGCGATGTCCGCCGACGTTGAAGCGTGGTTCTATATCGGTATCATCCTCCTCACGGTTGGACTCTTATTCAAGATTGCGGCGGTTCCGTTCCACTTCTGGGCACCCGACGTATACCAGGGAGCCCCGGCGCTCACCACGGCGTTGATGAGTACCCTTGCCAAAATCACAGCTATGGCAGCCTTCTTTAAGTTGGCAAAAGTCATGGCCTATAACCTGCCTGAAAAGGCATTCTACGTTGTCATCGCGATTTCGATGCTGTCGATGACGGTAGGCAACATCATGGCGCTTCGCCAGGTGAATGTCAAGCGGATGTTGGCGTTCTCGGGTATTTCGCATGCCGGCTTTATGCTGATGACGCTGCTCAATACGGCGACATCTGAGTCCACCTTATTCTATTACGCCTGTGCGTATGGCACCGCCGGTATCGCCGCGTTCAGCGTCATTATCTACGTATGCCGCGACCATGGTAACGAAGATGTGACCCAGTTCCACGGATTGGGTAAAACCAGCCCGCTGATGGCGGCTGTCATGACCGGAGCCCTGCTGTCGATGGCCGGTATTCCGGTATTTTCCGGCTTCTTCGGAAAACTGATGCTGTTCAACGACACCCTTCGCTCGGGTCACCTCGCCCTCGTCATCGTAGGTGTGGTGAACTCCATCATCAGCGTCGGCTACTATTTCAAGCTCATCCTCGCGATGTATACCAAAGAACCGAACGAAGTCCGCAACGGACGTCCGTATGCCGTGTTCGCAGTTGGCGTGATTGCCTTGCTGCTGAACCTCGCGATTGGCTTGTTTCCGAGCCTGCTGACCGATCTTTTCTAA
- a CDS encoding NuoM family protein, giving the protein MDVSYLLLLLLAGTLLTYLSGDRLAGKVALLFGIASFALTLSFWNSLSGGASLDCQFAWITSPKISFALKGDGLAVAMLLLNTALTPLITWMTFGNEVRNARAFYALLLFMSFAMAGTFLASDGLLYYIFWELALIPIYFIALLWGDGDAEQRRKAVVKFFIYTFAGSLFMLTAFVYLYTKTGSLLLDDLYKVTLSADEQLWIFLGFFLAYAIKIPLIPFHTWQATVYQKAPTAGTILLSGIMLKMGLYSVIRWQLPIAPLAAKEHMPWFLVLGIGGVVYGSIVALRQKDLKRLLAYSSLAHVGLIAAGTYTLTLDGLRGAVLQMLAHGFVVAGLFFAAEIIYRRYQTRAIAEMGGIRVQATSFASLFMIMVLASVALPSTFNFIGEFTVLYSLFQINMWYAIVGGLTIILGAYYMLKMFQQVMLGERHEKPFAGLSMSESGVLVVIVVVIFAFGVYPKPLNDLITPALENILTQINRFN; this is encoded by the coding sequence ATGGACGTATCTTACCTGCTACTACTCTTACTTGCCGGAACCTTGCTAACCTACCTTTCGGGCGATCGCCTGGCAGGGAAGGTGGCGTTGCTTTTCGGTATTGCCTCGTTTGCCCTCACGCTTTCGTTCTGGAACAGTTTATCGGGCGGTGCCTCGCTTGACTGCCAGTTCGCCTGGATCACCAGCCCGAAGATTTCCTTTGCCCTGAAAGGCGATGGCCTTGCGGTGGCGATGTTGTTGCTCAACACGGCTTTGACACCCCTGATTACCTGGATGACATTCGGGAATGAAGTGCGGAATGCGCGCGCCTTTTATGCGTTGTTGCTGTTCATGTCGTTCGCGATGGCGGGTACATTCCTGGCATCCGACGGACTGCTGTATTACATCTTCTGGGAATTGGCCCTGATCCCGATCTATTTCATTGCCCTGTTGTGGGGCGATGGCGATGCCGAACAGCGCCGGAAAGCCGTTGTGAAGTTCTTCATCTACACCTTTGCGGGTTCACTCTTCATGCTGACCGCGTTCGTGTATCTCTACACCAAAACCGGAAGCCTTTTACTCGATGACCTCTACAAGGTAACTTTGTCGGCTGACGAGCAATTGTGGATTTTCCTTGGATTCTTCCTGGCCTATGCCATCAAGATTCCGTTGATCCCGTTTCATACCTGGCAGGCGACTGTCTACCAAAAAGCGCCGACAGCCGGTACGATCCTGCTTTCGGGTATCATGCTGAAAATGGGCCTTTATAGCGTTATTCGCTGGCAGTTGCCGATTGCGCCGCTGGCCGCTAAAGAACACATGCCGTGGTTCCTGGTATTGGGAATCGGTGGTGTGGTATATGGCTCGATCGTAGCATTGCGCCAAAAAGATCTGAAACGCCTGTTGGCGTATTCGTCCCTGGCGCACGTGGGGTTAATCGCTGCAGGAACTTATACCTTGACCCTTGACGGATTGCGTGGCGCGGTGTTGCAGATGCTCGCCCACGGTTTTGTAGTAGCCGGTCTTTTCTTCGCTGCCGAAATCATCTACCGTCGTTACCAAACCCGCGCGATCGCCGAAATGGGCGGCATTCGGGTGCAGGCTACGTCGTTCGCTTCGTTGTTCATGATCATGGTACTCGCCTCGGTGGCACTGCCGTCGACCTTCAACTTCATTGGGGAGTTCACGGTGCTGTATAGCCTTTTTCAAATAAATATGTGGTATGCCATCGTGGGTGGACTTACCATTATCCTGGGCGCGTACTACATGTTGAAAATGTTCCAACAGGTGATGTTGGGCGAACGTCACGAGAAGCCTTTCGCAGGGCTTAGCATGAGCGAGTCGGGTGTATTGGTTGTGATCGTTGTCGTGATTTTCGCTTTTGGCGTCTATCCGAAACCGCTGAACGACCTTATCACACCGGCCCTCGAAAACATACTTACACAAATAAACCGCTTTAACTAA